The following are from one region of the Siniperca chuatsi isolate FFG_IHB_CAS linkage group LG13, ASM2008510v1, whole genome shotgun sequence genome:
- the LOC122887586 gene encoding coiled-coil domain-containing protein 157-like, with protein sequence MEFSEDYGEVDPSFNFYLSSLEAQARCELKDSEARLTQGRSEGRVLLEIQEEALSKILDQLQEQREDKWSPEKKLMQKEICCLKARQDEAQAKHVHSSQREMESLKSNLRKICVMLRKAQNDLVQQTSQTEHLQVKLEEMKAENGALQHEVGAMKLELRVAKQLRAVAENNCETTTHCLKVQLFDKDTAEFEARTKAELLEKDLIFERAQAQKLQMKLSKMEEALLKKKEEAKRTLERSQASHQAQLEEHKAQTSKIASALKKAEDLLETERLRLQQEKTCLQEEMEKSTAFYVAQLDEQKRENIVVMAALEKVKQQLESRRIEWQEDKSSLLQATEGLMQTLQEKEQEWEKTESSMRSQLKELERQITKKKKWYRKLF encoded by the coding sequence ATGGAATTCTCCGAGGATTACGGGGAGGTTGATCCTTCATTTAATTTCTACTTGAGTTCCCTCGAAGCACAAGCAAGATGTGAACTGAAGGACAGCGAGGCGAGGCTCACCCAAGGTAGATCTGAGGGGAGAGTACTCTTGGAAATCCAAGAGGAGGCGCTGTCTAAAATACTTGATCAGCTCCaagaacagagagaagacaAGTGGAGCCCTGAGAAAAAGCTCATGCAGAAGGAGATATGTTGTCTGAAAGCCCGGCAGGATGAGGCTCAGGCTAAACATGTCCACTCTTcacagagggagatggagagtcTGAAATCAAACCTGAGAAAGATCTGCGTGATGCTTCGGAAAGCTCAGAACGATCTTGTGCAGCAGACTTCCCAGACCGAGCACCTTCAAGTTAAATTGGAGGAGATGAAGGCAGAGAATGGGGCCCTTCAACATGAAGTGGGGGCAATGAAGTTAGAGCTCCGTGTTGCAAAGCAGTTGCGTGCAGTGGCTGAAAACAACTGTGAGACGACCACTCATTGCCTGAAGGTGCAGCTTTTTGATAAAGACACGGCAGAGTTTGAGGCTCGCACAAAAGCAGAACTGTTAGAGAAAGACCTTATATTTGAGAGGGCTCAAGCTCAGAAGCTGCAGATGAAACTGAGCAAGATGGAGGAAGCGCTTCTTAAAAAGAAGGAGGAGGCTAAGAGGACTTTGGAAAGATCCCAGGCCTCCCATCAAGCTCAGCTGGAGGAACACAAAGCGCAGACCAGCAAGATTGCATCTGCCCTGAAAAAGGCAGAGGATCTGCTGGAGACTGAGCGCCTTCGCTTGCAGCAGGAGAAAACCTGCCTccaggaggagatggagaagtCCACAGCTTTCTATGTGGCTCAGCTTGACGAGCAGAAACGGGAGAACATCGTCGTCATGGCTGCTCTGGAGAAGGTTAAGCAGCAATTGGAGAGTCGTCGTATCGAGTGGCAGGAGGACAAGTCATCACTCCTTCAGGCCACAGAGGGTCTCATGCAGACTCTGCAGGAAAAGGAGCAGGAGTGGGAGAAGACAGAGAGCTCCATGAGGTCCCAGCTGAAGGAACTCGAGAGGCAGATCACTAAAAAGAAGAAGTGGTACAGAAAACTCTTCTAA